A stretch of DNA from Candidatus Pantoea bituminis:
ATCGATTTTGCCACCAAAGTAGCCTTGTATTGCGCCAATCACGATGCCGATCACGCTGGAGAACAGCGTCAGCATCAAGCCAAAAAGTAACGAAATTCGCGTGCCGTATAATAAGCGTGCCAGCACATCGCCACCGTTGGCGTCGGTGCCAAGCCAGTTTTGCCCGGATGGCGGAGAAGGAAACGGAACCTGGCTGGAATAATTAATGGTGCTGTCGTTAAAACGTATCGGCGCCCATATTGCCCAACCTTGCTGCGCAATGCGCTGCTGTAGCCAGGGATCCTGATAATCGGCGGCGGTGGCCAGCTCCCCACCATAATCGGTTTCGCTGTAGTTGAAAAACAGCGGCGCATACCAGCGATGCTGGTAGTGAACGACCAAAGGTTTGTCATTGGCGATCAGCTCGGCGCAGAGTGAAAGCAAAAAAGGATGAGAAAAACCCACAGTGACCAATAGCCACGCCGGTTATCACGAAAGCGCTGCCAGCGCTGCTGATTGATAGGAGATAATGTCATCAGCGGCCCTCGAAATCGATACGCGGATCGACCAATGTGTAGGTTAAATCACTGAGAATATTCATCAGCAAGCCAATCAAAGTAAAGATGTATAGCGTGCCAAACATCACCGGATAATCGCGTTGAATGGTGGCATCGTAACCCAGTAAACCCAGCCCGTTCAGCGAGAACATCACTTCAATCAATACCGAGCTGGTGAAGAACATACTGATAAAGGTGGCGGGGAAACTGGCGATCACCAGCAGCATCGCATTACGAAAAACGTGATGGTAAAGAATGCGCCGTTCCGGCACGCCTTTGGCGCGCGCCGTGACCACATATTGCTTGCGAATCTCATCAAGAAAGGCGTTTTTGGTCAGCATGGTTAAGGTCGCAAACCCACCGATAACCGTCGCCAATACCGGCAAGCTGATGTGCCAAAGGTAATCCAGCACTTTGCTGTACCACGGTAAGCTATCAAACTGCGGCGAGGTTAATCCACGCAACGGAAACCAGTCGAGATAACTGCCGCCAGCGAATAACACAATCAACATGATGCCAAACAGAAAAGCGGGAATGGAGTAGCCGATGATGATAAAGGTGCTGCTCCAGATATCAAAGGCGCTGCCGTTGCGTACTGCTTTTTTGATGCCCAACGGAATGGAAACCAGATAGATAATCAACGTGCTCCATAATCCCAGGCTAATGGAGACCGGTAAACTCTCTTTGATCAGATGCAGCACCGATGCGCTGCGAAATAGGCTGTCGCCAAAGTCGAAGCGGACATAGTTCCACAGCATCTCGACGTAGCGCTGCCATAAGGGCTTATCGAAGCCGTAACGCTGTTTGATCTCAGCAATCACTTCCGGGTCAAGCCCGCGTGCTCCACGGTATTGATTGTCGCCAGGATTAACATGATTGAGGCTGGCGCGTGCGCCGCTGTTATCTGCGCCGCCGCCTGGTAATCCGGTGGTTTGTCCAAACTGAATATTTGCCAGCGCCTGATCAACAGGACCGCCGG
This window harbors:
- a CDS encoding microcin C ABC transporter permease YejB; amino-acid sequence: MAAYFLRRFLLIIPTLWAIITLNFFIVQIAPGGPVDQALANIQFGQTTGLPGGGADNSGARASLNHVNPGDNQYRGARGLDPEVIAEIKQRYGFDKPLWQRYVEMLWNYVRFDFGDSLFRSASVLHLIKESLPVSISLGLWSTLIIYLVSIPLGIKKAVRNGSAFDIWSSTFIIIGYSIPAFLFGIMLIVLFAGGSYLDWFPLRGLTSPQFDSLPWYSKVLDYLWHISLPVLATVIGGFATLTMLTKNAFLDEIRKQYVVTARAKGVPERRILYHHVFRNAMLLVIASFPATFISMFFTSSVLIEVMFSLNGLGLLGYDATIQRDYPVMFGTLYIFTLIGLLMNILSDLTYTLVDPRIDFEGR